One window from the genome of Hemitrygon akajei chromosome 4, sHemAka1.3, whole genome shotgun sequence encodes:
- the LOC140726084 gene encoding apolipoprotein L3-like isoform X2, which translates to METGLQNGNLSGSRDQDELKQRTKTIQDFVNEFPKWEHRMNRHIRELQEIANGIDRYHKGATIANVTGSSAGAVGGVLTLAGIIAAPFTAGVSLVLTAVGASIGGAGAATNLTAGITEYAKRSKEQKKVDEIIRRYKSDLKEMSERLTDICSDLQFLSHLVEEEITESDYSKGTTRNFPAFGKAKEVSNKCRGKHLATVKGRLHLPGVSKARNVLNKCKKNYQLKVKAGLQSGSISMKTLNVTTSIMAKQVLSKTPGLRELAEKLTALSHTARETKYAMETGNVKSLLYGTPLALSKTTRAVSGVVGALFIAWDIYSIAKNSIELSKGSKSEVAKQIRAEAQKIEDALELYRDICQFLKRFLKETGSRY; encoded by the exons ATGGAGACAGGTTTGCAGAATGGAAATCTGTCAGGATCCAG GGACCAAGATGAACTAAAACAGAGAACAAAGACCATACAAGACTTTGTAAATGAGTTTCCTAAATGGGAACATCGAATGAACAGACATATACGTGAACTACAAGAGATTGCAAATGGTATTGATCGGTATCATAAAGGTGCAACAATTGCAAATGTTACCGGGTCATCTGCGGGGGCTGTAGGTGGTGTCCTAACCCTGGCAGGAATAATTGCTGCTCCTTTCACAGCAGGCGTCTCCTTGGTCCTCACCGCTGTGGGAGCGAGTATAGGTGGAGCTGGTGCTGCCACTAACTTGACAGCTGGTATCACTGAATATGCTAAACGGTCGAAGGAACAAAAAAAAGTAGATGAGATCATAAGACGATATAAAAGTGATCTGAAGGAAATGTCAGAACGCTTGACAGACATCTGCAGTGATCTCCAGTTCTTGAGTCATCTCGTTGAGGAAGAAATTACAGAAAGTGATTATAGTAAAGGCACAACGAGGAATTTTCCGGCGTTCGGCAAAGCAAAGGAAGTCTCCAATAAATGCAGGGGAAAACATTTGGCCACAGTCAAAGGCAGACTGCATTTACCAGGGGTGAGCAAGGCAAGGAATGTTCTCAATAAATGCAAGAAAAATTATCAGTTGAAAGTTAAAGCTGGATTGCAATCTGGTTCCATCAGCATGAAAACACTGAATGTGACAACATCAATAATGGCCAAACAAGTATTGAGCAAAACACCTGGCCTCAGAGAACTAGCTGAGAAACTGACAGCACTGAGTCACACTGCTCGAGAAACAAAATACGCAATGGAAACAGGAAACGTGAAATCTCTACTTTATGGCACTCCCCTGGCTTTGTCCAAAACGACAAGAGCAGTTTCAGGAGTAGTGGGAGCACTCTTTATAGCGTGGGATATCTACTCGATTGCAAAGAACTCCATTGAGCTCAGCAAGGGAAGTAAATCTGAAGTAGCTAAACAGATACGAGCTGAAGCTCAGAAGATAGAGGATGCATTAGAACTCTACAGGGACATCTGTCAATTTCTAAAAAGGTTCCTGAAAGAGACTGGGTCCAGGTATTAG
- the LOC140726084 gene encoding apolipoprotein L3-like isoform X1 — protein sequence MPDTTWPTNNLWQSTLQDPVEYHHAHQQQDHQQHHHYHNYHQHHYHNYHHQDQHQHQHLHHMLFDPLFQENPMETGLQNGNLSGSRDQDELKQRTKTIQDFVNEFPKWEHRMNRHIRELQEIANGIDRYHKGATIANVTGSSAGAVGGVLTLAGIIAAPFTAGVSLVLTAVGASIGGAGAATNLTAGITEYAKRSKEQKKVDEIIRRYKSDLKEMSERLTDICSDLQFLSHLVEEEITESDYSKGTTRNFPAFGKAKEVSNKCRGKHLATVKGRLHLPGVSKARNVLNKCKKNYQLKVKAGLQSGSISMKTLNVTTSIMAKQVLSKTPGLRELAEKLTALSHTARETKYAMETGNVKSLLYGTPLALSKTTRAVSGVVGALFIAWDIYSIAKNSIELSKGSKSEVAKQIRAEAQKIEDALELYRDICQFLKRFLKETGSRY from the exons atGCCAGACACAACTTGGCCCACAAATAACCTGTGGCAATCAACGTTACAAGATCCTGTTGAATACCATCATGCACATCAACAACAAGATCATCAACAACATCATCATTATCATAATTATCATCAACATCATTATCATAATTATCATCATCAAGATCAGCATCAACATCAGCATCTGCATCATATGTTGTTTG ATCCACTATTTCAGGAGAATCCAATGGAGACAGGTTTGCAGAATGGAAATCTGTCAGGATCCAG GGACCAAGATGAACTAAAACAGAGAACAAAGACCATACAAGACTTTGTAAATGAGTTTCCTAAATGGGAACATCGAATGAACAGACATATACGTGAACTACAAGAGATTGCAAATGGTATTGATCGGTATCATAAAGGTGCAACAATTGCAAATGTTACCGGGTCATCTGCGGGGGCTGTAGGTGGTGTCCTAACCCTGGCAGGAATAATTGCTGCTCCTTTCACAGCAGGCGTCTCCTTGGTCCTCACCGCTGTGGGAGCGAGTATAGGTGGAGCTGGTGCTGCCACTAACTTGACAGCTGGTATCACTGAATATGCTAAACGGTCGAAGGAACAAAAAAAAGTAGATGAGATCATAAGACGATATAAAAGTGATCTGAAGGAAATGTCAGAACGCTTGACAGACATCTGCAGTGATCTCCAGTTCTTGAGTCATCTCGTTGAGGAAGAAATTACAGAAAGTGATTATAGTAAAGGCACAACGAGGAATTTTCCGGCGTTCGGCAAAGCAAAGGAAGTCTCCAATAAATGCAGGGGAAAACATTTGGCCACAGTCAAAGGCAGACTGCATTTACCAGGGGTGAGCAAGGCAAGGAATGTTCTCAATAAATGCAAGAAAAATTATCAGTTGAAAGTTAAAGCTGGATTGCAATCTGGTTCCATCAGCATGAAAACACTGAATGTGACAACATCAATAATGGCCAAACAAGTATTGAGCAAAACACCTGGCCTCAGAGAACTAGCTGAGAAACTGACAGCACTGAGTCACACTGCTCGAGAAACAAAATACGCAATGGAAACAGGAAACGTGAAATCTCTACTTTATGGCACTCCCCTGGCTTTGTCCAAAACGACAAGAGCAGTTTCAGGAGTAGTGGGAGCACTCTTTATAGCGTGGGATATCTACTCGATTGCAAAGAACTCCATTGAGCTCAGCAAGGGAAGTAAATCTGAAGTAGCTAAACAGATACGAGCTGAAGCTCAGAAGATAGAGGATGCATTAGAACTCTACAGGGACATCTGTCAATTTCTAAAAAGGTTCCTGAAAGAGACTGGGTCCAGGTATTAG